A single region of the Sciurus carolinensis chromosome 16, mSciCar1.2, whole genome shotgun sequence genome encodes:
- the LOC124966822 gene encoding zinc finger protein 83-like isoform X3, with translation MLETYRNVVSLGMCPVDLSIVSLLEQGREPCPVDGRVEISSTANGWACVAGVKSAHQRIPCNVKADICHKYERDFKDSLLFVPEPATDIPPASDKSNEVEKSFIQGSHCTRHQVINAGKKQFMCDICGKLFNKKSNLTYHHIIHTGEKPYKCNECGKVFNDSSHLTQHSRIHTGEKPFRCDECGKVFRYKSYLETHRRVHTGEKPYKCDACGKGFSQTSHLASHRRIHTGEKPFKCNECGKVFSRNSYLIQHVIIHTGEKPYKCNECGKVFNKESILTSHRRIHTAEKPYKCDECGKFFKQSAQVTQHRSIHTGEKPFKCIECGKVFRLKSCLTNHVRLHTGEKPFQCNQCGKVFRQKSNLTTHCRIHTREKL, from the exons GAATGTGTCCTGTAGACCTGAGTATCGTGTCCTTGTTGGAGCAAGGAAGGGAGCCCTGTCCTGTGGATGGCAGAGTGGAAATATCCAGCACAGCAAATGGGTGGGCATGTGTGGCAGGTGTGAAATCAG CCCACCAAAGAATTCCTTGTAATGTCAAAGCAGACATTTGTCATAAATATGAACGTGATTTTAAAGATTCCTTATTATTTGTACCAGAACCAGCAACAGACATTCCTCCAGCATCTGACAAATCTAATGAGGTTGAAAAATCCTTTATTCAAGGCTCACACTGTACTAGACATCAGGTAATTAATGCCggaaaaaaacaatttatgtGTGATATATGTGGCAAGctctttaataaaaaatcaaaccTTACATATCATCatataattcatactggagagaaaccgtACAAATGTAACGAGTGTGGCAAGGTTTTCAATGACAGTTCGCACCTTACACAGCACTCGAgaatccacactggagagaaacctttcaGATGTGATGAGTGTGGCAAGGTCTTCCGTTACAAGTCCTACCTAGAAACCCACAGGAGAGTTCACACTGGGGAGAAACCTTACAAGTGTGATGCATGTGGCAAGGGCTTCAGTCAGACTTCACACCTGGCAAGTCATCGTAGaatccatactggagagaaacctttcaAATGTAATGAGTGTGGAAAGGTCTTTAGCCGCAACTCATACCTCATTCAACATGTGATAATCCACACTGGAGAAAAACCATACAAATGCAACGAGTGTGGCAAGGTCTTCAATAAAGAATCGATCCTTACAAGTCATCGTAGAATTCACACTGCAGAGAAACCTTACAAATGTGATGAATGTGGAAAGTTCTTCAAACAGAGTGCACAGGTTACACAGCATCGGAGtatccacactggagagaaacctttcaAGTGCATTGAGTGTGGCAAGGTGTTCCGTTTAAAATCATGCCTTACGAATCATGTGAGATtgcacactggagagaaacctttcCAATGCAATCAATGTGGAAAGGTCTTCCGTCAAAAATCAAACCTTACAACTCATTGTAGAATTCATACTAGAGAAAAACTTTAG